One Misgurnus anguillicaudatus chromosome 19, ASM2758022v2, whole genome shotgun sequence genomic region harbors:
- the nr1d1 gene encoding nuclear receptor subfamily 1 group D member 1, producing the protein MTLLGLNMTTAVDTNNTGGVISYIGSCGGSPNRTSPVSMYSENSNSSMQSFSQPCFGFPPSPNGSHDSSRMYTSSSSSSSSGSGEDGNSSCSGGSPRGRDDGGSARNSPNKSVATLTKLNGMVLLCKVCGDVASGFHYGVHACEGCKGFFRRSIQQNIQYKKCLKNETCTIMRINRNRCQQCRFKKCLSVGMSRDAVRFGRIPKREKQRMLAEMQNAMNNMVNNQLQNEFQLASITSNTPCSSSLSTSSSPCPSLTVGPQAPAGPVAPSPSPTASPSSPTVSSSPPLCPSPGVDRTIAAITRAHRETFIYGHDKFGQTLLSHNEEMDNRSSNRCAAGYHLNGQNTIYHNDNNVNHHRNNFEASPENSHHFHSSSVSGHLPHGVLHNNNSNIHGVDQEMNGSSQGHNCPWKNRKEILLACPMNMHPYADPNKTPQEIWEDFSLSFTPAVREVVEFAKHIPGFSTLSQNDQVTLLKAGTFEVLMVRFASLFNVKEKSVTFISGANYSLEALKSMGMGDLLGIMFDFSEKLNALELSAEELGLFTAVVLVSADRSGIENVNSVEILQESLIRALRTLITKGGPGDASRFTKLLLKLPDLRTLNNMHSEKLLSFRIDA; encoded by the exons GTGGGGTAATATCGTACATCGGATCATGCGGAGGTTCCCCGAACCGCACCAGCCCTGTGTCCATGTACAGTGAAAATTCCAACAGCAGCATGCAGTCCTTCTCACAGCCCTGCTTCGGATTTCCACCATCCCCCAATGGATCCCACGATTCCTCGCGCATGTACACCAGCAGCAGTAGTAGTTCGAGTTCGGGATCAGGTGAGGACGGAAACTCCTCATGTTCTGGCGGATCCCCGAGAGGCCGCGACGACGGTGGAAGTGCACGCAACTCTCCCAACAAATCAGTCGCCACACTTACCA AGCTGAATGGAATGGTGTTGTTATGCAAAGTGTGTGGAGATGTGGCTTCTGGATTTCATTATGGTGTCCACGCCTGTGAGGGATGCAAG GGTTTCTTTCGACGCAGCATCCAGCAGAATATCCAGTACAAGAAGTGCCTAAAAAACGAAACTTGTACAATTATGAGAATCAACCGGAACAGGTGTCAGCAGTGCCGCTTCAAAAAGTGTCTGTCTGTGGGCATGTCCCGTGATG CTGTTCGTTTTGGCCGTATCCCTAAACGCGAAAAACAGCGGATGCTCGCTGAGATGCAAAACGCCATGAACAACATGGTGAACAATCAGTTGCAGAACGAATTCCAGTTGGCCAGCATCACATCCAACACCCCCTGTTCTTCTTCTCTATCCACTTCCTCATCTCCGTGCCCGAGTCTTACGGTGGGACCCCAGGCCCCGGCAGGCCCTGTAGCACCGTCTCCTTCCCCTACAGCTTCCCCGTCATCCCCCACAGTCTCCTCTTCTCCACCGCTGTGCCCCAGCCCAGGTGTTGACAGAACGATAGCAGCCATAACCAGGGCACATCGCGAGACCTTCATCTACGGCCATGATAAATTCGGTCAGACGCTCCTGTCTCATAACGAAGAGATGGACAACCGAAGCAGCAACCGCTGTGCGGCCGGATACCACCTCAATGGCCAAAACACCATTTACCACAATGATAATAACGTTAACCATCATCGTAACAACTTTGAGGCATCACCAGAAAACAGCCATCATTTTCATTCCTCCTCGGTGTCTGGACATCTCCCGCATGGAGTGCTGCACAATAACAACAGTAACATCCACGGGGTTGATCAAGAAATGAACGGCAGCTCCCAAGGTCATAACTGTCCGTGGAAAAACCGCAAGGAGATTTTGCTG GCTTGTCCAATGAACATGCATCCTTACGCAGACCCCAACAAAACGCCACAGGAAATTTGGGAAGACTTCTCTCTTAGCTTCACGCCAGCTGTGCGAGAGGTGGTGGAGTTTGCCAAACACATCCCAGGATTCAGCACACTATCCCAGAACGACCAGGTCACTTTGCTGAAAGCTGGAACTTTTgag GTCCTCATGGTACGCTTCGCCTCTCTATTCAACGTAAAGGAAAAGAGTGTAACGTTTATCTCTGGTGCAAACTACAGCCTGGAGGCTCTGAAAAGCATGGGCATGGGCGATCTTCTGGGCATCATGTTTGACTTCAGTGAAAAACTTAATGCATTAGAGCTGTCAGCAGAAGAGCTGGGACTCTTCACTGCAGTGGTGCTGGTATCTGCTG ATCGCTCTGGAATTGAAAACGTGAATTCAGTGGAGATCCTTCAGGAAAGTCTTATCCGGGCCCTTCGGACCCTCATCACCAAGGGCGGCCCTGGCGACGCCTCCCGATTCACCAAGCTGCTGCTTAAGCTTCCAGACCTGCGCACGCTGAATAACATGCACTCGGAAAAGCTGCTTTCATTCCGGATTGACGCGTGA